In Micromonospora purpureochromogenes, a single window of DNA contains:
- a CDS encoding PIN-like domain-containing protein has product MKGLARVLADLRADVTYPGDPGAIIKRRARPACPVNSPGAKDLDWIPVVSQRGWLILTRDGQIRAHRRELAAVRDNNARMVALSTEHARGTFEQLEIVMCQ; this is encoded by the coding sequence GTGAAAGGGCTGGCGCGCGTCCTCGCCGACCTGCGCGCCGACGTGACTTATCCAGGCGACCCGGGTGCGATCATCAAGCGGCGGGCGCGGCCGGCTTGTCCAGTCAACAGTCCGGGGGCTAAGGACCTCGACTGGATTCCAGTCGTGTCGCAGCGGGGGTGGCTCATCCTCACCCGGGACGGTCAGATTCGGGCGCACCGCAGGGAACTGGCGGCCGTACGCGACAACAACGCGCGAATGGTGGCACTCTCGACGGAGCATGCCCGCGGCACGTTCGAGCAGTTGGAGATCGTCATGTGCCAGTGA